In one window of Mercurialis annua linkage group LG4, ddMerAnnu1.2, whole genome shotgun sequence DNA:
- the LOC126676218 gene encoding uncharacterized protein LOC126676218 → MDGPNDETEGINGGVGGSEKTSTEEKTLYSVLHRMIAMILAPDDSSASTPVMQRIKTSLSENVPRLKDASRNTGREIMLWTRRGSSLRALLVIAVGTIALLTLTGLLVFMLFFLAATVNAIVVSLLISLAAAGGFLALFLACLTAIYIGALSVAVFVISTATISAIVAVSIATGWIGFLWTVWLLTKKSMGVAKHSLHVTGSAISAYSSSRHVQRNHELNKVTE, encoded by the exons ATGGACGGACCTAACGACGAGACGGAAGGAATTAACGGCGGAGTTGGCGGTAGCGAAAAGACGAGTACGGAGGAGAAGACACTCTACAGCGTGCTCCACCGTATGATTGCTATGATCTTAGCACCTGATGATTCGAGTGCATCTACACCGGTGATGCAGCGAATCAAAACTTCTTTATCGGAGAACGTACCGCGTCTTAAGGATGCTTCTAGAAACACTGGCCGGGAAATTATGCTCTGGACTCGTCGTGGAAGCTCCCTCCGAGCACTTCTGGTGATCGCT GTTGGGACAATTGCACTTCTTACATTGACAGGATTGCTTGTATTTATGCTGTTCTTTTTGGCGGCTACTGTCAATGCCATTGTTGTTTCGTTGCTCATTTCTTTGGCGGCCGCGGGCGGGTTCTTGGCTCTGTTTTTGGCTTGTCTAACTGCCATATATATTGGGGCGTTATCAGTTGCTGTATTTGTCATATCCACTGCAACAATTTCTGCAATTGTAGCTGTTTCAATAGCTACAG GTTGGATTGGGTTTTTATGGACTGTCTGGTTGCTGACAAAGAAAAGCATGGGTGTGGCCAAGCACTCGCTGCACGTGACTGGATCAGCAATTTCAGCATACTCTTCTTCTCGGCATGTACAGCGCAATCATGAGTTAAATAAGGTGACAGAGTGA
- the LOC126679412 gene encoding transcription repressor KAN1 isoform X1: MPLEGVIIEPSSTPVPDLSLQISPPNTTFLCINSTATTKASAATDTSFSLLTRQEGNNNLKSSKTMRLDSQAYTELSLAHPAPTINVLDDETRIRRNFSASSSTQHSNNPYHQNLHNHNHHHRHLNHINHGVSLLDVSDGLRPIKGIPVYHNRSFPFMPSSEQQHHHQQSSRENILNTNNNTNNHIKDPKMCFYQMPHPGSSSSSPYYIGDPMAMLNSSGVLSNNHHHHHQSVPTYNRLAATARFNGLSMDAFKTHHHHHGHQYGVGSAGEASHGLIRSRFLPKLPTKRSMRAPRMRWTSTLHARFVHAVELLGGHERATPKSVLELMDVKDLTLAHVKSHLQMYRTVKTTDKPAASSGQSDGSGEEDISTMGSGNDRNGGGLRRFSDQRGSLEGSVQQEMDYPCTATTLWSNSSSREAWLQTNSNDTDGIREATFQSQQRSGNPIQESNSNGQKRYIGSSMDCKNPSLEFTLGRPDWQGNEH; this comes from the exons ATGCCCTTAGAAGGGGTTATAATTGAACCCTCTTCAACCCCAGTTCCTGATCTTTCTTTACAAATTAGTCCTCCTAATACTACTTTTCTTTGCATCAATAGTACTGCTACAACTAAAGCTTCAGCTGCTACAGACACAAGCTTCAGTCTCTTAACCAGACAAGAAGGTAATAATAATCTTAAATCATCAAAAACCATGAGATTAGATTCTCAAGCTTACACTGAGCTATCTCTAGCTCACCCAGCACCAACAATAAATGTTCTTGATGATGAAACAAGAATCAGAAGGAATTTCTCAGCTTCTTCTTCAACACAGCACAGTAACAACCCTTATCACCAAAATCTTCATAACCATAACCATCATCATCGTCACTTAAATCATATAAACCATGGAGTATCTTTGCTTGATGTATCAGACGGTTTAAGGCCAATAAAAGGAATTCCAGTGTATCACAACCGTTCGTTTCCTTTTATGCCATCATCAGAACAACAGCATCATCATCAACAGTCATCAAGAGAGAATATTTTGaatactaataataatactAACAATCATATTAAAGATCCGAAGATGTGTTTTTACCAAATGCCTCATCCcggttcttcttcttcttctccgtaTTATATTGGAGATCCAATGGCTATGCTTAACTCATCAGGAGTACTCTCAAATAATCATCACCACCATCATCAGTCTGTTCCGACGTATAACCGGCTAGCCGCGACAGCGAGGTTTAACGGGCTGTCAATGGATGCTTTTAAAACACACCACCATCACCACGGCCACCAGTATGGAGTCGGATCCGCCGGAGAAGCGTCCCATGGTTTGATTAGATCAAGATTTTTGCCTAAATTACCTACAAAAAGAAGCATGAGAGCACCGAGAATGAGATGGACTAGCACTCTTCATGCTCGATTTGTTCATGCCGTTGAGCTTCTTGGTGGCCATGAAA gAGCTACACCAAAGTCAGTTCTTGAGCTTATGGATGTTAAAGATCTTACATTAGCTCATGTGAAGAGCCATTTACAG ATGTATAGAACTGTTAAGACGACTGACAAACCTGCAGCCTCTTCAG GTCAATCAGATGGATCTGGGGAAGAAGACATTTCCACCATGGGTAGCGGAAATGACCGTAACGGCGGCGGTTTACGGAGATTTTCCGATCAAAGAGGAAGTTTAGAAGGGTCAGTGCAACAAGAAATGGATTACCCTTGTACTGCTACTACACTTTGGAGTAATTCTTCAAg TAGAGAAGCTTGGCTACAAACAAACTCCAATGACACGGATGGGATCAGAGAAGCAACATTTCAATCACAACAAAGATCTGGAAATCCAATTCAG GAAAGCAATTCAAATGGGCAAAAAAGGTACATAGGGAGTAGTATGGATTGCAAGAATCCAAGCTTGGAGTTCACATTAGGCAGACCAGACTGGCAAGGAAATGAACATTAA
- the LOC126679412 gene encoding transcription repressor KAN1 isoform X2 produces MPLEGVIIEPSSTPVPDLSLQISPPNTTFLCINSTATTKASAATDTSFSLLTRQEGNNNLKSSKTMRLDSQAYTELSLAHPAPTINVLDDETRIRRNFSASSSTQHSNNPYHQNLHNHNHHHRHLNHINHGVSLLDVSDGLRPIKGIPVYHNRSFPFMPSSEQQHHHQQSSRENILNTNNNTNNHIKDPKMCFYQMPHPGSSSSSPYYIGDPMAMLNSSGVLSNNHHHHHQSVPTYNRLAATARFNGLSMDAFKTHHHHHGHQYGVGSAGEASHGLIRSRFLPKLPTKRSMRAPRMRWTSTLHARFVHAVELLGGHERATPKSVLELMDVKDLTLAHVKSHLQMYRTVKTTDKPAASSGQSDGSGEEDISTMGSGNDRNGGGLRRFSDQRGSLEGSVQQEMDYPCTATTLWSNSSREAWLQTNSNDTDGIREATFQSQQRSGNPIQESNSNGQKRYIGSSMDCKNPSLEFTLGRPDWQGNEH; encoded by the exons ATGCCCTTAGAAGGGGTTATAATTGAACCCTCTTCAACCCCAGTTCCTGATCTTTCTTTACAAATTAGTCCTCCTAATACTACTTTTCTTTGCATCAATAGTACTGCTACAACTAAAGCTTCAGCTGCTACAGACACAAGCTTCAGTCTCTTAACCAGACAAGAAGGTAATAATAATCTTAAATCATCAAAAACCATGAGATTAGATTCTCAAGCTTACACTGAGCTATCTCTAGCTCACCCAGCACCAACAATAAATGTTCTTGATGATGAAACAAGAATCAGAAGGAATTTCTCAGCTTCTTCTTCAACACAGCACAGTAACAACCCTTATCACCAAAATCTTCATAACCATAACCATCATCATCGTCACTTAAATCATATAAACCATGGAGTATCTTTGCTTGATGTATCAGACGGTTTAAGGCCAATAAAAGGAATTCCAGTGTATCACAACCGTTCGTTTCCTTTTATGCCATCATCAGAACAACAGCATCATCATCAACAGTCATCAAGAGAGAATATTTTGaatactaataataatactAACAATCATATTAAAGATCCGAAGATGTGTTTTTACCAAATGCCTCATCCcggttcttcttcttcttctccgtaTTATATTGGAGATCCAATGGCTATGCTTAACTCATCAGGAGTACTCTCAAATAATCATCACCACCATCATCAGTCTGTTCCGACGTATAACCGGCTAGCCGCGACAGCGAGGTTTAACGGGCTGTCAATGGATGCTTTTAAAACACACCACCATCACCACGGCCACCAGTATGGAGTCGGATCCGCCGGAGAAGCGTCCCATGGTTTGATTAGATCAAGATTTTTGCCTAAATTACCTACAAAAAGAAGCATGAGAGCACCGAGAATGAGATGGACTAGCACTCTTCATGCTCGATTTGTTCATGCCGTTGAGCTTCTTGGTGGCCATGAAA gAGCTACACCAAAGTCAGTTCTTGAGCTTATGGATGTTAAAGATCTTACATTAGCTCATGTGAAGAGCCATTTACAG ATGTATAGAACTGTTAAGACGACTGACAAACCTGCAGCCTCTTCAG GTCAATCAGATGGATCTGGGGAAGAAGACATTTCCACCATGGGTAGCGGAAATGACCGTAACGGCGGCGGTTTACGGAGATTTTCCGATCAAAGAGGAAGTTTAGAAGGGTCAGTGCAACAAGAAATGGATTACCCTTGTACTGCTACTACACTTTGGAGTAATTCTTCAAg AGAAGCTTGGCTACAAACAAACTCCAATGACACGGATGGGATCAGAGAAGCAACATTTCAATCACAACAAAGATCTGGAAATCCAATTCAG GAAAGCAATTCAAATGGGCAAAAAAGGTACATAGGGAGTAGTATGGATTGCAAGAATCCAAGCTTGGAGTTCACATTAGGCAGACCAGACTGGCAAGGAAATGAACATTAA